The Vibrio bathopelagicus genomic sequence TCGATACTTGCTACACAGCCCCTACCATTACCCAAAAACCAGCTCAAGGTTGCTGCAAGCCGGGTGGTTCATGTTTTGAAAAGCAGTGTTGTGTTCATCTGCCATCAATGGGTAGTGCACTATTGGGTGTAGGTTTACACCTATCTCCTCCTCCGCTATATACGTATAACACCACACCTTATGTAGCTCTTTATTCCAATGCTGATAGCCGTTCACGCTATCGCCCCCCAATTTTTCAATCTTAATTCCTCTGCGATAACTCGCATCAATTTATCTACACGATCTCTGTGTATTTAAACATTTTGTGTAAATAGCCTGCTATTTGCACTGGATTGTTATGGAAATAAGATTATGAACTTTACATTAATGACTAAGGTGCTTGCCTGCGTGGCAGCTCTCTCTATCACGCTTTTTACATCCCTCCCTAAAAGCACGTTGCTAGGAGGTTCTCATGACGCATAGAACGTTGACTGCATTGCTATTTTCTTCAGTGTGCTTGATTTGGGGTACAACGTGGTTGGCTATGGAGATTGCAGTGGAGAGCATTCCACCGATTTTTGCTACTGGACTACGCTTTCTGATTGCTGCACCAATACTGGTCATGTTGGCCAAGCACTTGAAGCAGCCGCTGTTTTTCCCTAAAGGGCAGCAGTACTGGATGTTGGTGGTCGCGGTTTTCTACTTTGCGATTCCGTTTACCTTGATGATCTTTGGTGAGCAATACATATCGTCTGGCTTGGCATCAATCATTTTCGCCAATATGCCGATCGCAGTGATGGTGATGTCTAGACTGTTTTTAGGGTTGAGGTTAACCAATATACAGCTGGCGGGCTTATTCACCGCGGTACTGAGTCTGATTTTAATTTTGTCTACTGAGATGAGTCTCGGTGGGCAAGACTACTTACTGGGTTTTGGGGCTCTTGGAGGAGCTGTGGCTATTCACGCTGTGATGTATGTTTTGGTCGAGAAGTTCTGTAAAGGTGTACCAGTTTTAACCTACAACGCAGTACCGAGTCTTATCGCTTCGATCTGTTTATTGCTGGTTTCATTGGTCGTCGAGCAGCCTGATATTACGGGCTATTCAAGAGAAGCGATTGGAGCGGTAGTGTACCTAGGGTTGTTTGCGAGTGTCGGCGGAATTGTGGCTTACTTTAAGCTAGGACAAGTATCGAGCCCATTTACAGCATCCATCTGTTTTCTGTTCTTCCCGCTAATCGCACTGACCCTATCTACCTGGT encodes the following:
- a CDS encoding DMT family transporter translates to MTHRTLTALLFSSVCLIWGTTWLAMEIAVESIPPIFATGLRFLIAAPILVMLAKHLKQPLFFPKGQQYWMLVVAVFYFAIPFTLMIFGEQYISSGLASIIFANMPIAVMVMSRLFLGLRLTNIQLAGLFTAVLSLILILSTEMSLGGQDYLLGFGALGGAVAIHAVMYVLVEKFCKGVPVLTYNAVPSLIASICLLLVSLVVEQPDITGYSREAIGAVVYLGLFASVGGIVAYFKLGQVSSPFTASICFLFFPLIALTLSTWFAGNSISMVSVLLMIPLLGGILVTKADPKLWKRVRKLKHAL